Genomic DNA from Pseudomonas fitomaticsae:
TACGTGCCGCTTCAGGCAAAGAGGGCCGTATACGCGCCAGACTGCTTTCCAGCGGTCCATAGGCCACCGCCACGAACCGCACCAGATACGCCAGCAGCAACGCCGCCAGACTGCCCAGCAGCAACGGTTTGCCCGCACCGCCGAGCCAGCCGGACAGCGGAATCACCAGCTCCCGGTCCAGATAACTGAACGCGAGCATGATCGACACCGCCAGCACCGAACCCGGCAAGGCATAACCGAGATTGGCCAGACCGACTGCGGAGTTGATCGTCCGGGTGGGCGCCAGACGTCGGGCGAACGCCAGCAACATCGCCACGCTGACCGTGATCAACGCCGCCATGCCGCCCAGATACAGCGTATGGAGAATCAGCCCGGCGTAGCGCTCATCCAGATCGAATCGCCCGCGCTGCCAGAACCACACCACTAGTTGCAGCACCGGAATGACAAACGCGCAGGCGAACACCAGACCGCACCAGCCGGTCGCCGCCCAGGCCTTGGGCCCACGAAGGTGATACAGCGCCTTGACCCGTGGTCGCTCGTTGCTCGCCCGGTTGGCACCCCGCGCGCGACGTTCGCCGTACAGCACCAACATCACCACCAGCAGCAACAGGCTGGCGAGTTGTGCGGCGCTGGGGAGGCTGAAGAAGCCGTACCAGGTCTTGTAGATCGCGGTGGTGAAGGTGTCGAAGTTGAACACCGAGACTGCGCCGAAATCCGCCAGGGTTTCCATCAGTGCCAGCGCCACGCCGGCACCGATAGCCGGCCGCGCCATCGGTAATGCCACACGCCAAAATGCTTGCCACGGCGACTGGCCGAGCACTCGCGCGGCTTCCATCAACCCCTTGCCCTGCGCGAGAAATGCGGTGCGCGCCAGCAGGTAGACGTAGGGATAAAACACCAGCACCAACACCAGAATCACCCCGCCGGTGGAGCGCACTCGCGGCAGGCGCAGGCCGGTGCCGAACCATTCGCGCAGCAGGGTTTGCACGGGGCCTGCGAAGTCCAGCAGGCCGACGAAGACGAACGCCAGCACGTAGGCCGGGATGGCAAACGGCAGCATCAACGCCCAGTCGAGCCAGCGTCGACCTGGGAATTCGCAGAGGCTGGTGAGCCAGGCGAGGCTTACGCCCAACAGGGTCACGCCGATGCCGACGCCGAGGACCAGCGTCAGGGTGTTGCCCAGCAGACGCGGCATCTGGGTTTCCCACAGGTGCGACCAGATCTGTTGATCGATGGTTTGCCATGAGAGCAGGAGCACGCTGAGGGGGAGCAGCACCAACGCGGCGACGGCGAAGACGATGGGGTACCAGCGGCGTTGGGCGGGGTGGGCCACTTTGGGGTCTCTGAGGGATTCTGTGGTGTTATTGAGCTGAGTGTTTCAAGTGGGGATTGCTGC
This window encodes:
- a CDS encoding ABC transporter permease produces the protein MAHPAQRRWYPIVFAVAALVLLPLSVLLLSWQTIDQQIWSHLWETQMPRLLGNTLTLVLGVGIGVTLLGVSLAWLTSLCEFPGRRWLDWALMLPFAIPAYVLAFVFVGLLDFAGPVQTLLREWFGTGLRLPRVRSTGGVILVLVLVFYPYVYLLARTAFLAQGKGLMEAARVLGQSPWQAFWRVALPMARPAIGAGVALALMETLADFGAVSVFNFDTFTTAIYKTWYGFFSLPSAAQLASLLLLVVMLVLYGERRARGANRASNERPRVKALYHLRGPKAWAATGWCGLVFACAFVIPVLQLVVWFWQRGRFDLDERYAGLILHTLYLGGMAALITVSVAMLLAFARRLAPTRTINSAVGLANLGYALPGSVLAVSIMLAFSYLDRELVIPLSGWLGGAGKPLLLGSLAALLLAYLVRFVAVAYGPLESSLARIRPSLPEAARSLGVSGPRLFFKVYLPLLLPGTLSAALLVFVDVLKEMPATLLMRPFGWDTLAVRIFEMTSEGEWARASLPALTLVLVGLLPVIGLIRRSAHRNT